A segment of the Caviibacter abscessus genome:
AGTGGAAAATATAATAAGCATAAATAGTTTCTCAAAGAACTGAAGCAGCAGCTATTGATTTAGCAGCTAAAAAATTACTATTCGATCAACAAAATTCTAATATTAAAAAAATATTAGCTTTTAGAATCGCTGAATCTAGAGCATTTATGCATTTAGATACTGTATTTACTCAAACTCTACATGTTTTATAACAATCTATCTTTTCATATAAAAAAATGGCGAAAAAATTCACCATTTTACATTTTATTTACTGTTTTTATTCCTAATAATGCTAATCCTTTTTGTAAAATCATACCTACCTTTTCAGATAAAAGTACACGACTTTGTATTAATTCTTTTGTATCAGCAGTAAGTACCTTTGTTGAATTATAGAAACTGTTGTACTTTTTAGCTAAATCAAATATGTAGTCTGCAATAAGATTTGGTTTATTTGTTTCATATGCTTTTATAACTGCTGTAGGGAACTTAAGTATCATTGAAGATAACTCTCTTTCAATATCTGTAGAACCATCAACTAGCACTTTATTTCCTTTATCGAATGAATCTTCTAATTTATTCATTATAGAATTAATTCTAACATATGTATATTGTAAATATGGACCCGTGTTTCCTTCAAAGCTTAGCACCTTATCCCAATCAAACAATATAGGAGATGTTCTATTTTGACTTAAGTCAAAATACTTAATTGCACCTACACCTATAATTTCAGATATATTATCTTTTTCTGCTTCACTTAAATCTGGATTTTTTTCATCTACAACTTTTCTAACTTCTGACTTAGCTTGATCTAATAAATCTATTAAACGAATTACGTTTCCACCTCTTGATGAAAATATTACTCCATCTCCAAATCTCATTATT
Coding sequences within it:
- a CDS encoding arginine deiminase family protein, producing MVSQRTEAAAIDLAAKKLLFDQQNSNIKKILAFRIAESRAFMHLDTVFTQTLHVL